One segment of Streptomyces sp. NBC_00576 DNA contains the following:
- a CDS encoding helix-turn-helix domain-containing protein, translating to MATRSLEIGPAGIRAARTIEILRTERRLAQGELAARVTALGRPMSNTMLSRIERAERRCDVDDLVALAQALHVSPLVLLQGPSAM from the coding sequence ATGGCAACACGATCCCTGGAAATCGGTCCGGCCGGAATACGGGCCGCCCGCACCATCGAAATCCTCCGTACCGAACGCCGTCTCGCCCAAGGAGAGTTGGCCGCTCGTGTCACCGCCCTCGGCCGCCCGATGTCCAACACGATGCTGTCCCGCATCGAACGCGCCGAACGCCGTTGCGACGTCGACGACCTCGTCGCCCTCGCCCAGGCCCTCCACGTCTCGCCCCTCGTGCTGCTGCAGGGACCGAGCGCCATGTGA